In a single window of the Rattus norvegicus strain BN/NHsdMcwi chromosome 6, GRCr8, whole genome shotgun sequence genome:
- the Epcam gene encoding epithelial cell adhesion molecule precursor, whose amino-acid sequence MAPPKALAFGLLLAVVTATLAAAQKDCVCNNYKLTSRCYENENGECQCTSYGTQNTVICSKLASKCLVMKAEMTHSKSGRRMKPEGAIQNNDGLYDPECDEQGLFKAKQCNGTATCWCVNTAGVRRTDKDTEITCSERVRTYWIIIELKHKERAQPYNFESLHTALQDTFASRYMLNPKFIKSIMYENNVITIDLMQNSSQKTQDDVDIADVAYYFEKDVKGESLFHSSKSMDLRVNGELLDLDPGQTLIYYVDEKAPEFSMQGLTAGIIAVIVVVVLAVIAGIVVLVISTRKRSAKYEKAEIKEMGEIHRELNA is encoded by the exons ATGGCGCCCCCCAAGGCCCTCGCGTTCGGGCTCCTGCTCGCGGTGGTCACGGCGACGCTGGCCGCAGCTCAGAAAG aCTGTGTCTGTAACAACTACAAGCTGACGTCACGGTGCTATGAGAATGAGAATGGTGAATGCCAGTGTACTTCCTATGGGACACAAAATACTGTCATTTGCTCCAAAC TGGCATCCAAGTGCTTGGTGATGAAGGCGGAGATGACTCACAGCAAGTCTGGGAGGAGGATGAAACCCGAGGGGGCGATCCAGAACAACGACGGTCTGTATGATCCCGAGTGTGACGAGCAAGGGCTCTTCAAAGCCAAGCAGTGCAACGGCACCGCCACGTGCTGGTGCGTGAACACCGCGGGTGTCCGGAGAACCGACAAGGACACGGAGATCACGTGCTCCGAGAGAGTGAGGACCTA ctggatcatCATTGAGCTCAAACACAAAGAAAGAGCACAGCCTTATAACTTCGAGAGTTTGCATAC TGCACTTCAGGACACATTTGCATCTCGATACATGCTGAATCCGAAATTTATCAAAAGTATTATg TATGAGAATAATGTTATCACTATTGATTTGATGCAAAACTCTTCTCAGAAGACTCAAGATGATGTGGACATAGCTGATGTGGCTTACTATTTTGAGAAAGAT GTAAAGGGGGAGTCCTTGTTCCATTCATCTAAGAGCATGGACCTGAGGGTGAACGGGGAGCTCCTCGATCTGGACCCCGGGCAGACTCTGATTTACTACGTCGATGAAAAGGCCCCGGAGTTTTCCATGCAGGGCCTCACGGCTGGGATCATCGCCGTCATTGTCGTGGTGGTGTTAGCAGTCATTGCGGGGATTGTTGTCCTG GTTATATCTACAAGGAAGAGATCAGCAAAATATGAGAAGGCTGAG ATAAAGGAGATGGGTGAGATACACAGAGAGCTCAATGCCTAA